The following DNA comes from Anastrepha obliqua isolate idAnaObli1 chromosome 1, idAnaObli1_1.0, whole genome shotgun sequence.
CTGaggttataaaataatcctagataataaccatactttttgacatacaatcctgtgttttctgtgtaataggTCATTGTTTTTATGAGTATAAAGAAAAacttcaaagtaaaaactaaataaaatggatgccgtcAAAGAAAataggtttgtagacataattataataaaatgtttgttagacATTATTACCTATgtattcatataacagaaaaaagcgtggTTAATAAACGTTTGTCCTCTTatcacttattataaaatgtaatatcgaatttcgaatgcgtattgctgtcataattttttgtaacttcAGTAAGCATCGCTCACGGATTTCCTCTAACTTTTTGTTATTAGCaaccaattgcgcaattaaattaactattccttctcctttccatcaaaataatttctataaagaaaaacctttcacaacagtattaacagctgattgtcaggtaatctgccatatgtgaacgggtagattaattttgtggttttattggtaattaatgcatatgtgaacgtacttttactGAATCTCTAATATTTGTAAGATATATGTGTCTCTCTGTTTTAGGTATTAATAGTCTATCAAACTGACAGAAGAGGCGTATATTTTGATTGCACTTACATAGGTAATTCATACAAAAAGTGTACACAGGAATGCGAAAATACACCAATGTAATGAGTAAACAAAAGTTAATTCAATTACCgagattatttattttgttatcttAAAATGCGGTTGAACTTTGCAAAATATTTGATCATTCATTTCAGCAAAGCGATATGTGATTCTGCAAGTATCGTTCAGTGCGCTTAATAAACACCGTGGAAGAAGTGTAGAACTATTAACTTAATTAAACGAATTTAGCAAATCTCAACTCGAATATGAAGCCGTCCAAGAATCGATTGTCGAGCTTGGCTGAGGATTTAACTATTCCGGAAGATGCACCATTTCGCGCACGATTACATGCACTTTTTGGACAGATTGAGAAGGAATTCGAATTATTgtacttggaaaatttaaactgTAAGAATTCTTATACATATTTCTGTTTGTATAATCAAATAACTCTTTTAAAAACATGCAGTGCAGGAAAGGCTTGATAACTGTATGAATAAAGATCATATATCATCATATGAACGATCGGCAGGAGTCATTGCTGCAGGTGGGAACAGTGCCGGTGTAATTGGCGTCAATGCACCAAATACCGGCCTAACTAGTGCAACTCAAACCAGTATTATTTCCGCTATTGGACATGATGATGGCGAAACTCCGGCGCTTGCACCAATTATTGGAGGAGGTGGTGGAAGTAAGGGTCTGAAGGCTAAGTTTACATCAAGCAGTGGTAAGGTAAAGGccagtaataaaattaaagcacaGACCAGCCGAATAGTATCGAGCTTCAAAGCGCAAACCGTAGTTAGCCAAGTGACCCGAGAATTCTGTGGACATAAAGATGGTGTGTGGCAAATAACAGCTAAAGTTGGTCAGCCAATTATTGGCACTGCATCAGCAGATCATACTGCATGTATTTGGGGCATAGAGAGTAGCCGATGTTTGTTACAGTATCAGGGGCATGCAGGCTCAGTTAATTCTgtgaaatttcatcaaaatcgcgACCTTGTACTGACAGGTAGTGGGGATGGAACTGCACACATTTGGCAGGCAGCTGTTAACTGGGATTCCTCCAAgtatgataaattattttttatgcataactcaaagtattttctttcaaaatttagcAGTATAATTAAATAACCACTTATATTTCAGGAGAGGTCATTCATCAGAAGAAGAGCTGGAGGATAGTGATGAACAAGTGGAAGATCGAGATCGCGTTGACACATTGCGCACACCCTTGTGCGAGTTCACTGGCCCAGGCGGTCACTCGTCCGTAGTGGTAGCTGCTGATTGGTTGCCAAGCATGGATCATAGGCAAATAATTACAGGAAGCTGGGACCGTACAGCAATTTTATGGGACGTGGAGTCACGTGAACCAATACAGACTCTCACCGGGCACGATCACGAATTGACGCATGTATCTGCGCACACCAATCAGCGGTTGGTTGTGACAGCTTCGCGAGATTCGACGTTTCGTCTTTGGGATTTTCGATATGAAATTCCCGCAGTATCTGTTTTTCAGGGGCACACAGAGTAAGTgctttttttggtttaatgaaactatttgttaaaaattataaaacacatGTTTAGAAGTGTTACATCGACGGTGTTTGCACGTGACGATAAAGTGGTGTCCGGTTCGGATGATCGCACGGTAAAAGTTTGGGAATTACGCAATATGCGTTCTGCTCTCGCCACAATACGCACAGACTCATCCGTAAATCGGCTGGCGGTTTCAAGCGGTGGCATTATTGCCATACCACACGACAATCGGCAAATACGACTATTCGATTTAAACGGACAACGAGTGGCGCGATTACCAAGAACAAGCCGACAGGTgcgaatattaatttttgaaagtatgTGAAATTATATATTGACAAAGAACTCCACCTTTCTAGGGTCATCGCCGTATGGTATCTTCTGTGGCCTGGGCTGAAGAACCATTGACTAATTGCGATTTGTTTTCGTGTGGGTTTGATCGGCGTGTATTTGGCTGGTCTATAGTTTTGccgaaagaaaattgaaaattactaaaaacggcaaagttttaaaaacacatttaaaattaaTCTATAATTCATTGCGAAACTGTTAGCTATGAATGTGCTTGGGAAAGCGAGCGGGTAGTAcaggaatttatttattaaaacctCTTTATGTAGATAAACAGTAGtagtttaaatatatttgaatgttaGTTGAAGGACTGTCGTCCGAGTATCTGATAACATTATTAATTGCAGACGGCATTAAACTGAGAGCGTAAACACTATTTTCTACTTACTCTCTAAAAATGATATTGcatattaatcaataattttctgacaatcatttttttgtttttgttttttacatgcTGCTTTTAATGCAATAATTGAAACTAGGCCATCgatctatattatatatactatatataaattTCAAAGCGTGTAGAACTTTTTTTGTAACTGACTTTCTTCATGCTCCAGAAAAGTTGTGTACTCCTTGAAGATTTAGTGAGTTCAgcgatttattttaaattgtccTGAAGTGCCAATGTTAGTTGCTAAAAGTTACTTGCTATGGAATACTCCTATTCAGACATGAATGACCATTAACAATGATTGATTTTTGAACAATTATGCATGAGTCAGAAATTATAGCtcgttttatgaaaaatatgcacgcatatgcacatacattcacacatgaATTTAATAAGCGTACCGGACCGATTCAATCATACGATGAAGGTGAAGTACAAAgccaaaaatatctaaaaaaatcttgttatcatttttgtgtatttattataaatatatatatacctaaatCATCTATTAAATACAATATAGTTTTTATgcgaatacatatacatatttactctaAGTGTGTATTGATcactaatcaatatttcataatataaatataaaactctCCATATGACACGTTAGACCTGTTGCATTACCATTTGCGTATATCACACCTTTATATAGCTTATGCTCTAGGAAAGttgttatttacaaaaatgttaagcaACCTGACATGGAAATGTTTCGAATAAAGTTTACAGTTTACATCTTAAACCGAGCTAATCAATTCGTGGTGTACTCGTATAGAGTGTGTTatctgcacacatacatatcaatatataaaattaaaagcgTACAAATTTAATAACTATTAATCCGGCCAAAACGCATATTTCCAGAACGATAATTAGCACCAGTATGAGCTTGTTGTAAAGCACTTCACGACGCAATTTTCTTATAATGTTTCTTGATTGCCGTATATCTGCGTCTGCATCCTGAAGTCGCCGTGATGAACGTAATAAAGATTCTCGTTGTTCGTTGAGTTCCGTTAAAACcttaaatgtttaaataaatgtgaaaaactattttcataacaaaataatttcttacttCGGTGCCAATTTGCTCAGTCTCTATAGCAACTTGATTCGAACGTTGTATGCTCGCCGAGCTTCGCTCAAGTACGTCATAAGTGTTTGTGACTAATTGGGACTGGGCAGTGTTTTCGCGCTCTGTAGCGGTTTGCCAATTATATCCTCGCGACATtgctaataaattttcatttaatttcctgCTTTTGACGCAATTAATTAGATAAagagtgaaaaattaaaaataataacaagcagCTGATTTGTGTTGTGCGCAATTAAGTTCACAATAGTAactagatttaaaaaatatactgaTAAAATACGAACTCATATAAGGTGATGTTACTGGAACAGCTTTCTTTTGGTTTTGGTGGATTGAATTTCATAGTGATCTAATTGGTTTacattctaattaaaatttgttaaaaagcaATCGGCTGGTTTAGCCCTTCTACCACCTTGTATGAGTTCGCCTTGTACTAACGAAGAAAATTTAGCAGGGGTGGCCAAAATCAAATCCTTAACCGACCCTCAgagattttgaaggaatcagttgATTTGCTGATGTAAGAGGCGATGTATAAGTGGCTTGATTAAAACACAcagctgagattgtgttggtgatataagaaaaaatcacgGCAATTATTgctcatgttacttcgttgctgtctgaacaacgactcaTTGAACGAGCGTAGGAGTAAGTGGGAAATGAAAGGTCACAATTTCGCTGCCGAATCCCCTATGACGTACCAGCCGAAGTTCTCACAATTTGTCTTCGGACGGGCAAACCTTGTGATTTATCATCCTTGTGTTGTACATATCGGGTAACTGCTACTCGACCCTCAATGAATTTAAGCAGACTAAGGGGTTAAGCTGACGAAATTTTAGatctttattcaaatttttaaaatacagacaattttttcttttttttatcttatcttACAAGATTGCGCCCTTCAGAAAAGCACTACGTCTCACgaacaagaataaaaattacaaaagcaacACACGAATAAATTGCTCAAGCGTGACGGCACACATACACTTATTCTTTCAAACTCACTGACAGCAGAATAGTGGTACGAGATAAGTACCCCTTTTGCATTTTGTGCAGCGCGAACCTaacatttcaattttgtttggaACTGTTTTCATTTCCTCACACACCTCTAGAGAGTAAATAACATTGAATTATCAAATGAATTGTTATGAAAAAATGCGGAGGAGTGTGATTCTTGGTCAATTTGCTTTCAACCTctgtaaaaaagaagaaacacgagtatttttcaaaaaataaaatcacggATTTTTAAATTCTCTTCCATAAGTAATTTAGTTTAAGTTTTCTCATGttattcttaaatataaaa
Coding sequences within:
- the LOC129235349 gene encoding WD repeat-containing protein 37, translated to MKPSKNRLSSLAEDLTIPEDAPFRARLHALFGQIEKEFELLYLENLNLQERLDNCMNKDHISSYERSAGVIAAGGNSAGVIGVNAPNTGLTSATQTSIISAIGHDDGETPALAPIIGGGGGSKGLKAKFTSSSGKVKASNKIKAQTSRIVSSFKAQTVVSQVTREFCGHKDGVWQITAKVGQPIIGTASADHTACIWGIESSRCLLQYQGHAGSVNSVKFHQNRDLVLTGSGDGTAHIWQAAVNWDSSKRGHSSEEELEDSDEQVEDRDRVDTLRTPLCEFTGPGGHSSVVVAADWLPSMDHRQIITGSWDRTAILWDVESREPIQTLTGHDHELTHVSAHTNQRLVVTASRDSTFRLWDFRYEIPAVSVFQGHTESVTSTVFARDDKVVSGSDDRTVKVWELRNMRSALATIRTDSSVNRLAVSSGGIIAIPHDNRQIRLFDLNGQRVARLPRTSRQGHRRMVSSVAWAEEPLTNCDLFSCGFDRRVFGWSIVLPKEN
- the LOC129235477 gene encoding vesicle transport through interaction with t-SNAREs homolog 1A, producing the protein MSRGYNWQTATERENTAQSQLVTNTYDVLERSSASIQRSNQVAIETEQIGTEVLTELNEQRESLLRSSRRLQDADADIRQSRNIIRKLRREVLYNKLILVLIIVLEICVLAGLIVIKFVRF